A segment of the Triticum urartu cultivar G1812 chromosome 1, Tu2.1, whole genome shotgun sequence genome:
cgatccattgcctacgagctttccatatattgttcttcgcttatttaattTTTCGTTgttattgttacaatcactacaaaataccaaaaacattacttttgttatcattaccttttgctaccattaccactactatcatattactttgctactaaacacttcgctgcagatattaagtttccaggtgtggttgaattgagaactcagctgctaatacttgagaatattctttggctccccttgtgtcgaatcaataaatttgggttgaatactctaccctcgaaaactgttgcgatcccctatacttatgggttatcagtcacacatcctctcactactccagcctgagcacgcttaaatTCTGGATTCTATTCccccctcgtttccaagtctgcactcgttgttttcctgactatagtaagatgtcaatcctattaaccctcaggagtttagcttgagaaTGAAGTCACACGTTCCattgtttgagtttgaaactattattctaagaaacaataattatttagtaacactaatatttcttgagtaagtagtttgaccatagtttgaccagatttgaccaaaattcaaaaaaaattgaaataattatttagtaacactaatattcttgaataattatgtagtaacactaatattcttgaataattatgtagtaacactaatacttcttgaataagtagtttgaccagatttaaccaaaattcaaaaaaactaaaatttgagcatatcttttttttccttttggaatttgaggattccaaaaatttgcaaacaggccgtaggccaTCAAAATCGGATGCAGATTTttgtgctgaacattttgatatattatacattttttccgacatcgtatgcaaaagttatagctgttttactttttcatgacatttttttgcaaaacatgtccaaatttaagtttttaaattttcctaactagtagatgtagcaatataactacatctcgaaggattttattttttgaagcttttaccattttattttgtttttttaaCTGAATGGCGATACAGGGAGGTAGAGTTTGAGAAATGGGCCCTTTAGTTCCGGTTTGAGATatgaactgggactaaagggcatcgcaccctttagtcccggttcatatctcaaaccgggactaaaggtctaatctttagtcccagtttgagacacgaaccgggactaaagggtgcgatgcccttttgtcccggttcgtgtctcaaaccggaactaaagggcccatttgaaccgggaccaatgccttTAGCCGCTCGAAtgcaaccgggactaatgtgtatATTGTGCTATGACCAAaaccctgttttctactagtgaccaTGTAGAAATTGTAGGATGGCTAGAATATTGCGTTGTTGTAGGCTATATTGATCTGACCCTTGTATGAGGTATATATAGAAGTACAACGTAGGAAGATGATTGGAGTACAAGGCAAGTCATTGTTGGTTTAAACCAAATCTATCTCTATCTCTTTTAATTCCTAACTAACACGTTTGTACTTCTAACGGTGGCCAGGTATATGTACTCGAAATCTGAATAGCAAGTAAAAAAGAATGGCGATCGATGAACTAAAATGCGTGAACCTCACAAGGAATTTAACTACGAAACAAACAAAGCTGCCTGCTGCCATCATGCTCATGTCATGGTGCCCAAGTTAGAAGTTGGACACTGCAATCGTGGTGAGAGCTAGCCATGTGATCAATGTGACTTTGCTGTCAGTAACTTGCACACAGAAAAAAAAACATTTCTAAAAAGAAGAGCTTATTTCCTTTTGAGATGAAGCCTAGCCAGTGACTTGCATCAAACCAAATGACTAATTCAGATTCAGATACGACGGATTCGAGAGTTAATTTGGATTTCAGGTGATGCTTGTATAATGTTGAAAACATCTCTGGACAACGTCATAAGTTGGGGGCACCGATACCCTCAAAAAAAAAGTTGGGGGCACCGGCAAATGGACCCAAAAGGCCTAATTACTCAAACGGGCTGTCATCTAAAATTTTGTCACAAACACCACACGCTTCCCATGTCTGATCCCTAGCTCGAAAAACCTGCGAGAACCTTGTTGTCCTCTCCTCACTCCTCAGCCACCTTTTAACCTACAGACAGAGACATGACACACCCCCATCGCCTATAAATAGCAGCCCCCGCAGCAAGAGAGACACCAACCAAACCCCCAGAGCCTCCCCAAGAGCAGCAAGAGAGACACCCCAGCACACCAGGCACACAAAGGCTAGCATTAGTACGAGTAGAACATCACATCTCACCTGAAGATGTCTTCCGGGTCGTCGTCTCGGAGCACCTCCCCAAGCTCCGACTCGGAGTGGACCAAGAAAGAGAACAAGATGTTCGAGGAGGCGCTCGCCTACTATGGTGTGAGCGCCCCCAACCTCTGGGACAAGGTGGCCAGCGCCATGGGGGGCACCAAGTCTGCCCAGCAGGTGCGCCGCCACTTCCAGATCCTCGTCGACGACGTTGAAAGCATCGAGCACGGCCGCATCCCCTTCCCCAAGTACAAGACCAGGGTTTTTGGACCTAAAAGGTATAACTCTCAACTAAAAACTGTACAGACATAGGATGCTCTGGTGTTAACAAGTTTTCAGTTGAACATAATTAAGCATAACAGTTGCTGCTGTATTTGTCTGCTTGCTGGGAAAAGTAGATGCTCAATGTCAAAGGCACAGCATGCAGGGGAATTTAtgtatttttctttttctttagaGGTCACTTACCATCATGCATGCATGACGACTGACACCATTAACTCTCTATGAGCCCAATTGCTTAACTGCAGCCACCCTGGCCCAATTTATGGGTGGTTTAATCTTAGCACTACCAGACAATTTCCCTACTTCCAAAACAAAAAGCTAGGATGGAACTTGCAGTGTTACAAGGCTACTTCTTTTATAAATCTTTGGTAGATTTTGTGCAGATAGGCTTACAATCTCATGCCTACATACAacagaaagaaagaaagaaagaaagaacaaGATTCTTGTATTTGAGTATGAGAATTCAGATAGGCTTACAATTCAAGTGTTTTCTCAACTTTTCAGGATGAAGCAATGTAAGCTCCAGTGGACAGTGAGCAAAGTTGTACAAACTAGGTCTCTAAGAATGAGCTGATGTTCTAAGAGGAAGCAAAGCAATCATGAATTGGTTAGAATAACAGGAAAGAAAGTGGTATTGTCGATTGTGTGTACAAAGTATTATTAGGTTATGTCCAAGGTTAAGTCTGTCTCTATGTTGTCATAGATTCTCGTCTACATTCATGAACTGCATGTAGTTCATTATCCGCTTGAACCAAGTCGTCAAATAAAATGTCATGTAAACTCATGTGTTTGTGTTATTCCTTATTTGTAAGAAGTTGTACCTGTAGCATATTGTCGTCTCCAATATCTGGTTTAGCTGGCCACCATGTTCAATTTGGACTCCACAGGTTCAGAAAGCACACAGAATCCTTGTCACCACTACCTTCCTCCTTCCTAAAAGAGAAGTCACTAAACTTTATTCAAGAACCACAGGAGGAACTTAATGCCAGAATAATCTACAGTGGTATTACGGTAGAATCAAGAACAGTCCTTCAGATTGCCTAAGATATGATCATGACTCCATCAAAAAGAAGTTGCAAGTATTATTTCAAACACTGCAAAGTACAGTATAATCAAGTAGAACAGGCTGTATATATCAAGTCAAAGCTGAACAATTATAGAAGATCATGGAGCACAGGCATGGACATATGACGATTCCATATTGTTTCCAGCCATAAAAATTACACTCTTCTCTACAAGTAACATGACAGGATGAAACTAAACTTCATTGATAACAAGGCGGGACAAGTACATCAAGATAAAACCATATTAGCAACCATAGTGGGCACATAGACACACAAGTCACAGTGTCACACACTAATACTTCACTAATCCAAGCAGCATCTTCCACATTGTCATCTAAATTCACTGAAACAACTCTGGGGCAAATCATCCAATACCCCTACAACAAA
Coding sequences within it:
- the LOC125539211 gene encoding protein RADIALIS-like 3; the protein is MSSGSSSRSTSPSSDSEWTKKENKMFEEALAYYGVSAPNLWDKVASAMGGTKSAQQVRRHFQILVDDVESIEHGRIPFPKYKTRVFGPKRMKQCKLQWTVSKVVQTRSLRMS